In the Victivallis sp. Marseille-Q1083 genome, one interval contains:
- the lpdA gene encoding dihydrolipoyl dehydrogenase, with protein MADNYDLGVIGAGPGGYPAAIRAARRGMKVALVEAGQLGGTCLNVGCIPTKTLVAGAEVWRQLRRAADFGIRLAGEAAVDWPAMQARKDAVTAGLRSGVAALLKDAGVTLLAGRGRFLSEKQLEIVAPDGEAQRIEARHFLIAAGSAAAVPSFLPRDPRVLTSTELLALPQLPASLLILGGGVIGCEFACLFAALGVKVTVVERLPQILPAGDPDVAALLRRRMAKDGIVVFTGAPLEALESSGRLIGGRVGGERVEAEYLLVSVGRRSTADPLNLAAAGVATDEHGWIPVDEHCRTGNSSIYAAGDVTGGVQLAHWATAMGLTAVDNLTGVPAACRSDLVPGAVFTAPEIGMVGLTEAQCRERRIDCRVGKFPFAALGRAAAAGSTEGFFKVIAETSTDRILGVHLIGAHATELIAEAATAMQAGLSARQLGAIVHAHPTLAEGLMEAAGAVHAESVNIPLRIQSGAPGRRPGMLRKK; from the coding sequence ATGGCGGACAATTATGATTTGGGGGTGATCGGAGCCGGCCCGGGCGGCTATCCGGCGGCGATCCGCGCCGCCCGGCGCGGTATGAAGGTGGCATTGGTGGAAGCCGGTCAACTGGGCGGAACCTGTTTGAACGTCGGATGCATTCCGACCAAGACGCTGGTTGCCGGCGCGGAGGTGTGGCGCCAGTTGCGCCGCGCCGCGGATTTCGGCATTCGCCTTGCCGGTGAAGCGGCCGTGGATTGGCCGGCGATGCAGGCCAGGAAGGACGCGGTGACTGCCGGGCTGCGTTCCGGCGTGGCCGCATTGCTGAAAGACGCCGGAGTGACGTTGCTGGCGGGCCGGGGAAGGTTTCTGAGTGAAAAACAGCTGGAAATTGTCGCGCCGGACGGCGAGGCGCAGCGGATCGAAGCGCGACATTTCCTGATTGCGGCCGGTTCGGCTGCCGCAGTGCCGTCGTTTCTTCCGCGCGATCCGCGGGTATTGACTTCGACCGAATTGCTGGCTCTGCCGCAATTGCCGGCGAGTCTGTTGATTTTGGGCGGCGGCGTCATCGGTTGTGAATTCGCCTGTCTGTTCGCCGCGCTCGGAGTCAAAGTTACCGTCGTCGAGAGGTTGCCGCAGATTTTGCCGGCGGGCGATCCGGACGTGGCCGCATTGTTGCGCCGGCGGATGGCGAAGGATGGCATTGTCGTATTTACCGGCGCTCCTCTGGAAGCGCTGGAGAGCTCCGGCCGTTTGATCGGCGGCCGGGTCGGCGGAGAGCGGGTCGAGGCGGAATATCTGCTGGTCAGCGTCGGCCGCCGGTCGACGGCCGATCCGTTGAATCTGGCCGCCGCCGGAGTGGCGACCGATGAACATGGCTGGATTCCGGTGGATGAACATTGCCGGACCGGCAATTCGTCCATTTATGCCGCCGGTGACGTGACCGGCGGTGTTCAATTGGCGCATTGGGCGACGGCGATGGGGTTGACTGCCGTGGACAATCTGACCGGGGTTCCGGCGGCGTGCCGGAGCGATCTGGTGCCCGGGGCGGTTTTTACCGCGCCGGAAATCGGCATGGTCGGGTTGACCGAAGCGCAATGCCGGGAACGGCGGATCGACTGCCGGGTCGGAAAATTCCCGTTTGCCGCCTTGGGACGGGCGGCGGCGGCCGGTTCGACCGAAGGATTTTTCAAGGTGATTGCCGAGACTTCCACCGACCGCATCCTGGGAGTTCACCTCATCGGTGCGCATGCCACCGAGCTGATTGCCGAAGCGGCAACGGCGATGCAGGCGGGATTGTCCGCCCGGCAACTCGGCGCAATCGTTCACGCCCACCCGACGCTGGCCGAAGGCCTGATGGAGGCGGCCGGGGCGGTCCATGCGGAAAGCGTCAATATTCCGCTGCGAATCCAGTCGGGGGCGCCCGGCCGTCGGCCGGGAATGTTGAGAAAGAAATGA
- a CDS encoding LysR family transcriptional regulator: MELRVLRYFLGVAREGSITGAAQTLNVTQPTLSRQLKDLEDELGQKLFRRGSHHVSLTPEGMLLRKRAEEIMEMVHKTESEFGSMGENVSGDVHIGCGESEAMRQIVEIIRALREEYPEIKFHLFSGNADDVMERLDKGILDFGVLIQPVDISKYDHLALPVKDVWGLVMRRDNPLAAQEAIERKDLADIPLLCSRQILRPGGVWNPCVEWLGGKVEKLNIVATYNLIYNAALMVEAGVGSAIGLDKLVNATNLSHLCFRPFAPRLESGLDIVWKKYQVFPEAAGIFLEKLQEKFPSC, from the coding sequence ATGGAATTGAGAGTGTTGCGCTATTTTCTGGGGGTGGCGAGAGAAGGCAGCATCACCGGCGCGGCGCAGACGCTGAACGTCACCCAGCCGACCCTGTCCCGGCAGTTGAAGGATCTGGAAGACGAATTGGGACAGAAACTTTTCAGGCGCGGCAGTCACCATGTTTCGCTGACGCCGGAAGGGATGCTGCTGCGCAAGCGGGCGGAGGAAATCATGGAAATGGTCCACAAGACCGAGTCCGAATTCGGTTCCATGGGCGAGAATGTTTCCGGCGACGTCCACATCGGCTGCGGCGAAAGCGAGGCGATGCGGCAGATCGTGGAAATCATCAGAGCTTTGCGCGAAGAGTATCCGGAGATCAAATTTCATCTGTTCAGCGGCAATGCGGACGATGTGATGGAGCGTCTCGACAAAGGAATCCTGGATTTCGGCGTGCTGATTCAACCGGTTGACATTTCGAAATACGATCATCTGGCTTTGCCGGTCAAGGATGTCTGGGGTCTGGTCATGCGCCGGGATAATCCGCTTGCGGCGCAGGAGGCAATCGAGCGAAAAGACCTCGCGGACATTCCGCTGCTCTGTTCAAGACAAATCCTGCGCCCCGGCGGAGTATGGAATCCCTGCGTGGAGTGGCTGGGCGGCAAGGTGGAAAAACTGAATATCGTCGCCACCTACAATCTGATCTACAACGCGGCGCTGATGGTGGAGGCCGGAGTCGGCAGCGCCATCGGCCTGGATAAGCTGGTGAACGCGACGAACCTGAGCCATCTCTGTTTCCGTCCGTTCGCGCCGCGTCTGGAATCCGGCCTCGACATCGTCTGGAAAAAGTATCAGGTATTCCCGGAAGCCGCCGGGATTTTCCTCGAAAAGCTTCAGGAGAAGTTTCCCTCATGCTGA
- the gmk gene encoding guanylate kinase: MVKGREVRTARLGTAVVISGPSGVGKSTLLAALRRRHPALRFSISCTTRPPRRGETHGVHYYFLEPEEFERRLAEQAFVEHAAVFEHYYGTLKRELLDPVLAGEDVCLDIDVQGAMQIREALEREELLRRCCEFIFLAPPSLAELERRLRSRATDSAGQIALRLGKAREELAFWPRYDYLVINEVLERAVDELELLLEAFRRKTSRLPDGYFDEK; encoded by the coding sequence ATGGTAAAGGGAAGAGAAGTGCGGACCGCGCGCCTGGGAACTGCGGTGGTCATTTCCGGGCCGAGCGGCGTTGGCAAATCGACGCTGCTGGCCGCCTTGCGCCGCCGCCATCCGGCGCTGCGTTTTTCAATCTCGTGCACGACCCGGCCGCCGCGCCGCGGGGAGACGCATGGCGTTCACTATTATTTTCTGGAACCGGAGGAATTTGAACGCCGCCTGGCCGAACAGGCATTTGTTGAACATGCGGCGGTTTTTGAACATTACTACGGGACGTTGAAGCGGGAGTTGCTCGATCCGGTGCTGGCTGGCGAAGATGTCTGCCTGGATATCGATGTCCAGGGGGCGATGCAGATTCGTGAGGCGTTGGAGCGTGAGGAACTGCTGCGGCGCTGTTGTGAGTTCATCTTCCTGGCGCCGCCGTCGCTGGCGGAGCTGGAACGGCGGCTGCGCAGCCGGGCGACCGATTCCGCCGGGCAGATTGCGTTGCGGCTGGGCAAAGCCAGGGAAGAGTTGGCGTTCTGGCCGCGTTATGATTATTTGGTGATCAATGAAGTGTTGGAGCGGGCGGTCGACGAGCTGGAATTGCTGCTGGAAGCGTTCCGGCGGAAGACGTCCAGATTGCCGGACGGGTATTTCGATGAAAAATAG
- a CDS encoding flavoprotein: MKNRCIALGVTGGIAAYKAADLTSRLTQAGYEVNVLMTAGACKLVTPLTFQTLSRRPVITSLWELPQWQPGHVALADRAELLAVVPCTANFIGKFAHGLADDALSTYAVTHAGPVLLAPAMNPKMWSNAAVQANVRLLESRGVALVGPDAGAVACGAAGVGRLAAVEEIVRRIQDFFKGE; this comes from the coding sequence ATGAAAAATAGATGTATTGCACTGGGGGTGACCGGCGGCATTGCCGCCTATAAAGCGGCGGATTTGACCAGCCGGCTGACCCAGGCCGGCTACGAGGTCAATGTCTTGATGACCGCCGGCGCCTGTAAATTGGTGACGCCGCTGACCTTTCAAACCTTGTCGCGGCGGCCGGTGATTACTTCGTTGTGGGAATTGCCGCAGTGGCAGCCGGGGCATGTGGCGCTGGCGGACCGGGCGGAATTGCTGGCGGTGGTGCCGTGCACGGCCAATTTTATCGGCAAATTCGCGCACGGGCTTGCCGATGATGCGCTGAGCACTTATGCGGTCACCCATGCCGGACCGGTTTTGCTGGCGCCGGCGATGAATCCGAAAATGTGGAGCAACGCCGCCGTGCAGGCCAATGTCCGGTTGCTGGAATCGCGCGGCGTTGCGCTGGTCGGGCCGGACGCCGGGGCGGTGGCCTGCGGGGCGGCCGGGGTGGGCCGGTTGGCGGCGGTGGAAGAGATTGTGCGCCGGATTCAGGATTTTTTCAAAGGAGAATGA
- the hydE gene encoding [FeFe] hydrogenase H-cluster radical SAM maturase HydE: MRLPELLRKAVDNGRDLTRPELRRLLELTDPADAQQLFEAAYEVKRREVGCLVHLRGLIEIGNLCSKNCYYCGIRRGNRRLKRFQLALPEIVEMAREADEFRYGSVVLQGGERSDAAFVDFITGAVEAIKRISGGRLGITLSLGEQSLEVYRRWFAAGAHRYLLRLEASNPELYRRLPPADHSYDRRLACLGLLRQAGYQVGSGVMIGLPTQTTDDLVDDLEFFRRTDLDMIGMGPYLPHDQAPLTAAYPEVGNDCGKQLQAGLKMIAVTRLYLRDVNIASTTALQALAPNGRELGLLAGGNVIMPNVTATRYRASYQLYNGKPGIDENSSESREKLEKSVASVGEAIDYGQWGDSPHFARRNRRN, from the coding sequence ATGCGGTTGCCGGAGTTGTTGCGCAAAGCGGTGGACAATGGGCGGGATTTGACCCGGCCGGAATTGCGCCGGCTGTTGGAATTGACCGATCCGGCGGACGCGCAGCAGCTTTTCGAGGCCGCTTATGAAGTCAAGCGGCGGGAAGTCGGTTGTCTGGTTCATCTGCGCGGATTGATCGAGATCGGCAATCTCTGCAGCAAGAATTGTTATTATTGCGGCATTCGCCGCGGCAACCGCCGGCTCAAGCGGTTTCAACTGGCGTTGCCGGAGATCGTCGAGATGGCCAGGGAGGCGGATGAATTCCGTTACGGTTCGGTCGTTTTGCAGGGCGGCGAACGCAGCGATGCGGCTTTTGTCGATTTCATCACCGGGGCGGTCGAGGCGATCAAACGGATTTCCGGGGGGCGGCTCGGCATCACGCTGTCGCTGGGTGAGCAGAGCTTGGAAGTGTATCGGCGCTGGTTTGCCGCCGGTGCGCACCGTTATCTGCTGCGGCTGGAGGCGAGCAATCCGGAACTTTACCGGCGGCTGCCTCCGGCGGACCACTCTTATGACCGGCGGCTGGCCTGTCTCGGTTTGCTGCGGCAGGCCGGTTATCAGGTCGGCAGCGGCGTGATGATCGGTTTGCCGACCCAGACGACGGACGATTTGGTGGACGATCTGGAGTTTTTCCGCCGGACGGATTTGGACATGATCGGCATGGGGCCGTACCTGCCGCACGATCAGGCGCCGTTGACGGCGGCTTATCCGGAGGTCGGCAATGATTGCGGCAAACAGCTTCAGGCCGGCTTGAAGATGATCGCGGTGACCCGTCTCTATCTGCGCGACGTCAATATCGCCTCGACTACCGCGCTGCAGGCGCTGGCGCCGAACGGGCGGGAACTGGGGTTGCTGGCCGGCGGCAATGTCATCATGCCGAACGTCACGGCGACGCGTTACCGGGCCAGCTATCAATTGTACAACGGCAAACCGGGAATTGATGAGAATTCCTCGGAAAGCCGGGAGAAATTGGAAAAAAGTGTCGCCTCGGTCGGCGAAGCCATCGACTATGGACAATGGGGCGACTCGCCGCATTTTGCCCGGCGGAATCGGCGGAATTAG
- a CDS encoding YkgJ family cysteine cluster protein: MIFHCARCGSCCRWEGYVRLKEVEIDRIAAFLGMTVLEFTGQYCRLTADRGGLSLIERENGSCIFLEENPAGCRIEPVKPRQCREFPLRWNFPGWREVCAGSLEEENEEPLRDGKRLAD, from the coding sequence ATGATTTTTCATTGCGCGCGTTGCGGCAGTTGCTGCCGCTGGGAAGGATACGTCCGGCTGAAAGAGGTGGAAATCGACCGGATTGCCGCATTTCTGGGGATGACGGTGCTGGAGTTTACCGGACAATATTGCCGGTTGACGGCCGATCGCGGCGGTTTGTCGCTGATCGAACGGGAAAATGGCAGTTGCATTTTTCTGGAAGAGAATCCGGCCGGTTGCCGGATTGAACCGGTGAAGCCCCGGCAATGCCGGGAATTTCCATTGCGCTGGAACTTCCCGGGGTGGCGTGAAGTCTGCGCCGGTTCCCTGGAGGAGGAAAACGAAGAACCGCTCCGGGATGGGAAAAGGTTGGCTGACTGA
- a CDS encoding IS110 family transposase, with product MRKCSTVSFEGQVIFVGIDVHKESWVVNLRHCHRELDKFSMNPSPEMLAKYLKMNYPGAEYRSVYEAGFSGFWAHRRLCELGIENIVINPADVPTSGKERDRKNDAVDSRKLARELENRTLEGIYIPPEDNLELRNLVRRETKLTGNITRVKNRIKGHLNFMGLKFGSWSGSSLKMMYADAAKRYDYALQSMLRELRFLREEKLHVIRDERRCLKRLKRDKVQKHLQSIPGVGFHTAVMLQAELWDLLRFEDKDSLSSYVGFAPRLVGSGEHEAVKSAGNRKKKQLHAILIQSAWRSVSYNLEIRARYGALLHKGASPQRAISIIGKKLLYALRAVWLQERDYMVSASE from the coding sequence ATGAGAAAATGTAGCACGGTATCGTTCGAAGGTCAAGTGATATTTGTCGGAATTGATGTGCACAAGGAAAGTTGGGTGGTGAATTTGCGGCATTGCCACCGTGAACTGGACAAGTTCAGCATGAATCCGAGCCCTGAGATGTTGGCGAAGTATCTGAAGATGAACTATCCGGGCGCCGAGTACCGGAGCGTTTACGAGGCAGGATTCAGCGGATTCTGGGCGCACCGGCGATTGTGTGAGCTCGGGATTGAGAATATCGTAATCAACCCGGCGGACGTGCCGACCAGCGGCAAGGAGCGCGACCGCAAGAACGATGCGGTGGACAGCCGAAAATTGGCGCGGGAACTGGAGAACCGGACATTGGAAGGGATCTATATTCCGCCTGAAGATAATTTGGAATTGAGAAACCTGGTCAGACGTGAAACGAAACTGACCGGCAATATAACCAGGGTCAAAAACCGGATCAAAGGACACCTGAATTTTATGGGGTTGAAGTTTGGAAGTTGGTCTGGAAGTTCTTTGAAAATGATGTATGCGGACGCGGCAAAGCGTTACGATTATGCCTTGCAGAGCATGTTGCGGGAACTGCGTTTTCTCAGAGAAGAGAAACTGCATGTGATCCGCGATGAACGGCGGTGTCTGAAGCGTTTGAAGCGCGACAAAGTACAGAAGCATCTACAGAGTATACCTGGCGTCGGGTTTCATACGGCGGTGATGCTGCAGGCCGAATTGTGGGACTTGCTGCGCTTTGAAGACAAGGATTCGCTGAGCTCGTATGTGGGATTCGCACCGAGGTTGGTCGGCAGCGGCGAACACGAGGCCGTCAAATCCGCCGGGAATCGCAAGAAAAAGCAACTGCATGCCATCCTGATCCAGTCGGCGTGGAGGTCGGTGTCGTACAATCTGGAGATTCGGGCCAGATATGGAGCCTTGCTTCATAAGGGGGCCAGTCCACAACGGGCTATTTCGATCATCGGCAAGAAATTGCTCTATGCGCTTCGGGCCGTGTGGCTCCAGGAACGTGATTACATGGTATCCGCAAGTGAATAA
- a CDS encoding carboxymuconolactone decarboxylase family protein: MDALNQKEQKLVAICMHTARGDLPELKNALNAGLDAGLAVNEIKEILTQLYAYCGFPRSLNALGYFMAVANEREARGIKDAAGELPGPLPAGKRLDFGTANQTKLCGAPVAGALFDFAPAIDEYLKAHLFGDIFGRDNLDWKTREIATIAALAALPGVESQLNSHIAIGRHNGVTDAQIEAILATVRGNSLGVPYISAFPVGAENSAYAEYFSGKSYLAPLAQDKRLNVPVANVTFEPGCRNNWHSHTGGQLLIAVGGVGYYQERGQTARRLVPGDVVEIAPDVEHWHGAAPDSWFSHLAIECNPGTNQNTWLEPVNDAAYQAATAAERSGGRIRKSVEAVMGALFMRYDGQERRGITPESARR; encoded by the coding sequence ATGGACGCTTTGAATCAGAAGGAACAAAAACTCGTCGCTATCTGCATGCACACCGCGCGCGGCGACCTGCCGGAATTGAAAAACGCCCTGAACGCCGGACTCGACGCCGGACTTGCGGTCAATGAAATCAAGGAAATTCTGACCCAGCTCTACGCCTATTGCGGCTTTCCGCGCAGCCTGAACGCGCTCGGCTACTTCATGGCGGTGGCGAATGAGCGCGAAGCCAGGGGAATCAAAGACGCCGCAGGCGAACTTCCCGGACCGCTGCCGGCCGGAAAACGCCTTGACTTCGGCACTGCCAACCAGACGAAGCTCTGCGGCGCGCCGGTTGCCGGGGCGCTGTTCGACTTCGCCCCGGCAATCGACGAATACCTGAAAGCGCACCTGTTCGGAGACATTTTCGGACGCGACAATCTCGACTGGAAAACCCGTGAAATCGCCACCATTGCCGCACTCGCCGCGCTGCCCGGCGTCGAAAGCCAGCTGAATTCCCACATTGCGATCGGCAGGCATAACGGCGTGACCGATGCGCAGATTGAAGCGATTCTGGCAACGGTGCGGGGAAATTCCCTCGGCGTACCGTACATCAGCGCGTTTCCGGTCGGAGCCGAAAACAGCGCCTACGCCGAATACTTCAGCGGCAAATCCTACCTCGCGCCGCTGGCCCAGGACAAACGGCTGAATGTTCCGGTCGCCAACGTGACCTTCGAACCGGGCTGCCGCAACAACTGGCACAGCCACACCGGCGGGCAACTGCTGATCGCGGTCGGCGGAGTCGGCTACTATCAGGAGCGCGGCCAGACGGCGCGGCGGCTGGTTCCCGGCGATGTGGTGGAAATCGCTCCGGACGTCGAACACTGGCACGGCGCGGCGCCCGACAGCTGGTTTTCGCATCTGGCGATCGAATGCAATCCCGGAACCAACCAAAACACCTGGCTCGAACCGGTGAACGACGCCGCCTACCAGGCCGCAACGGCAGCGGAGAGATCCGGAGGGCGGATACGAAAAAGTGTCGAGGCCGTCATGGGCGCATTGTTTATGCGTTATGACGGCCAAGAGCGGCGCGGGATCACACCAGAATCGGCTCGGAGGTAG
- a CDS encoding LysR family transcriptional regulator — translation MELRLLRYFLAVARENSFTRAAKYLHVTQPTLSRQMMDLEEELGQKLLNRETHYITLTPEGMLLRKRAEEIMAMVRKTEAEFSSIGESIAGDIYIGGGESKAMNLIADAVCELHREYPDIRCHLYTGVADDVMERLDNGLLDFGILLQPVDIARYDSIVLPARDQWGVLMRRDNPLAEKESVTPEELRELPLICSRRDLRNKSVRNPYAEWFGGHFDKLNVVAVHNLVYNASLLVERGLGCALTLEPGNNIAHGRLCFRPLKPALESGSCVVWKKYQVFSKAAEAFREKIQDKFSDIQ, via the coding sequence ATGGAGCTCAGACTGTTACGTTATTTTCTGGCGGTGGCGCGGGAGAACAGCTTCACCAGGGCGGCGAAGTATCTTCATGTCACCCAGCCGACGCTTTCGCGGCAGATGATGGATCTGGAAGAGGAACTCGGACAGAAGCTTTTGAATCGCGAGACGCACTATATCACGCTGACGCCGGAGGGGATGCTTCTGCGCAAGCGCGCCGAGGAGATCATGGCGATGGTGCGGAAAACCGAGGCCGAATTCAGCTCCATCGGAGAAAGCATCGCCGGGGATATCTACATCGGCGGCGGGGAGAGCAAAGCGATGAACCTGATTGCCGATGCGGTCTGTGAACTCCATCGGGAGTATCCCGACATCCGCTGCCACTTATATACCGGAGTGGCGGACGATGTGATGGAGCGTCTCGACAACGGATTGCTTGACTTCGGCATTCTTCTCCAGCCGGTCGATATCGCCAGATACGACAGCATCGTTCTGCCGGCCAGGGATCAATGGGGGGTGCTGATGCGCCGGGACAACCCTTTGGCGGAAAAGGAATCCGTCACGCCGGAGGAGCTGCGGGAGCTGCCGCTGATCTGTTCGCGGCGCGACCTCCGCAACAAGTCGGTCCGGAATCCTTACGCCGAGTGGTTCGGCGGGCACTTTGACAAACTGAATGTGGTGGCGGTGCACAACCTGGTTTACAACGCCTCGCTGCTGGTGGAGCGGGGACTCGGCTGCGCGTTGACGCTGGAACCCGGCAATAATATCGCGCACGGCCGACTCTGCTTTCGTCCCTTGAAGCCGGCTCTGGAATCCGGTTCCTGCGTCGTCTGGAAAAAATATCAGGTTTTTTCCAAAGCCGCCGAAGCTTTCCGCGAAAAGATTCAGGATAAATTTTCAGATATTCAATAG
- a CDS encoding flavodoxin, which produces MIRKAMVYMMAGAMFSMFGCSAAEPAPAAKVTAEPGKILVAYYSYSGNTRFAAERIQQATGGKLFEIKPVTPYPADYDACVDQVKKEISDGFRPELAEKVKEFDQYEVIFVGTPNWWSTMAPPVLTFLASYDFSDKTVIPFVTHGGGGMARCESDMRQAIPKANFGKGGAFSGRNIKDSEAALAEWLDEVITVKK; this is translated from the coding sequence ATGATCAGAAAGGCAATGGTGTACATGATGGCAGGTGCGATGTTTTCGATGTTCGGCTGTTCGGCGGCGGAACCGGCCCCGGCGGCCAAAGTGACGGCGGAACCGGGCAAGATTCTGGTCGCGTATTACTCGTACAGCGGCAATACCCGGTTCGCGGCGGAACGGATTCAGCAGGCGACCGGCGGCAAACTCTTCGAGATCAAACCGGTCACGCCGTATCCGGCCGATTATGACGCCTGCGTCGATCAGGTGAAAAAAGAGATCAGCGACGGATTCAGGCCGGAACTGGCGGAGAAGGTGAAGGAGTTCGACCAATACGAGGTGATCTTCGTCGGCACGCCGAACTGGTGGAGCACGATGGCGCCGCCGGTGCTGACCTTTCTCGCCAGCTATGACTTCAGCGATAAGACCGTCATCCCGTTCGTGACGCACGGCGGCGGCGGCATGGCGCGCTGCGAAAGCGATATGCGCCAGGCAATCCCCAAGGCGAACTTCGGCAAAGGCGGCGCATTCTCCGGCCGGAACATCAAAGATTCCGAAGCGGCGCTGGCCGAGTGGCTCGATGAAGTCATCACCGTCAAAAAGTGA
- a CDS encoding sigma-54 dependent transcriptional regulator, whose product MISELATEFPVMLVDAETAVLNFYEQQLNAAGIRSLIKCSTLAEARAALKTHPIELLVLEVAMEGAGGIEFLRQTLKEYAEVPIIVVSSRQDIELVIDCIRLGVVDYLPKPLNTENWLRRIRDTLVLRDLRRKNSLLRQQLLQGSVNERPKAFAPIVTRDPRMFELFEYCMAIASYNQPVLITGETGTGKELFARALHELSGRSGELVAINIAGMDDNLMSDNLFGHVKGAYTGALSSRPGAVEKAQGSTLLIDEIGDMSLPSQVKLLRLLQQHEYSPLGTDEVKISSARIVLSTLRNLSELQRDERFRRDLYYRIAAHTIHVPPLRERLDDLPLLLDCFIRRICSELGRKCPAYTDELLLLLRGYSFPGNVRELEGMVIDAVSRCAGRTLPLQPFLEQMKRNTASENAGGLVGPVAEVEDFLQALPALPTIKEMTQKLVAESLRRSSNNQSLAAKQLGITPQALSSRLRKNGEK is encoded by the coding sequence ATGATCAGTGAATTGGCGACGGAATTTCCGGTGATGCTGGTGGATGCCGAAACAGCGGTCCTGAATTTTTACGAACAGCAGTTGAACGCGGCCGGGATTCGTTCGTTGATCAAATGTTCCACGCTGGCGGAGGCGCGTGCCGCCCTGAAAACGCATCCGATTGAATTATTGGTCCTGGAAGTGGCGATGGAAGGCGCCGGCGGCATCGAATTTTTGCGCCAGACCCTGAAAGAGTACGCCGAAGTGCCGATTATCGTCGTCTCCAGCCGGCAGGATATCGAGCTGGTGATCGATTGCATCCGGCTGGGCGTCGTCGATTATCTGCCGAAACCCCTGAATACGGAAAATTGGTTGCGGCGCATCCGGGATACGCTGGTGTTGCGGGACCTGCGGCGGAAAAATTCATTGCTGCGGCAGCAGTTGCTGCAGGGCAGCGTCAACGAGCGGCCGAAAGCGTTCGCGCCGATCGTCACCCGCGATCCGCGCATGTTCGAATTGTTCGAATACTGCATGGCGATTGCCTCGTACAACCAGCCGGTGCTGATCACCGGCGAAACCGGGACCGGCAAGGAGCTGTTTGCCCGGGCATTGCATGAACTTTCCGGCCGTTCCGGTGAACTGGTGGCCATCAATATCGCCGGCATGGATGACAACCTGATGTCCGACAATTTGTTCGGCCATGTCAAGGGCGCTTACACCGGCGCGTTGTCCAGCCGTCCCGGGGCGGTGGAGAAAGCGCAGGGCAGCACCTTGTTGATCGACGAAATCGGTGACATGAGCCTGCCGTCCCAGGTCAAACTGTTGCGATTGCTGCAACAGCATGAGTATTCGCCGCTCGGTACCGACGAGGTGAAAATTTCCTCGGCCCGCATCGTGTTGTCGACCCTGCGCAATCTGTCTGAGTTGCAGCGCGACGAACGGTTCCGCCGCGATTTGTACTACCGGATTGCCGCCCATACCATTCACGTTCCGCCGTTGCGCGAACGGCTGGACGATTTGCCGCTGCTGCTGGATTGCTTCATCCGGCGCATCTGTTCGGAACTGGGGCGCAAATGTCCCGCTTATACCGACGAGCTGCTGTTGCTGCTGCGCGGTTATTCGTTTCCCGGCAACGTGCGCGAACTGGAAGGCATGGTCATTGATGCGGTCAGCCGCTGCGCCGGCCGGACGTTGCCGCTCCAGCCTTTTCTTGAGCAGATGAAACGCAATACCGCGTCGGAAAATGCCGGCGGTCTGGTCGGACCGGTGGCGGAAGTGGAAGATTTCCTGCAGGCGCTGCCGGCTTTGCCGACCATCAAGGAGATGACTCAGAAGCTGGTTGCCGAATCGCTGCGGCGCAGTTCCAACAATCAGAGCCTGGCCGCCAAGCAGTTGGGCATTACGCCGCAGGCGCTGAGCAGCCGTCTGCGGAAAAATGGTGAAAAATAA
- a CDS encoding TRL domain-containing protein yields MKKLLLLVTVALTGIILSGCAFTPVAPPRGIFFTAQRAPLFPSNQIGHAVGTASAHNVMFLVGWGDCSLATAAYNGGLTSIKNTEYELTNYFIFYQCFTTVAYGEKGNVAPDSARR; encoded by the coding sequence ATGAAAAAATTGTTGTTGCTCGTCACCGTCGCTCTGACCGGAATCATCCTTTCCGGCTGTGCCTTCACTCCGGTTGCGCCCCCGCGCGGCATCTTCTTCACGGCTCAACGGGCGCCGCTTTTCCCGTCCAACCAGATCGGCCACGCCGTCGGCACCGCCTCGGCGCACAATGTGATGTTTCTGGTCGGCTGGGGCGACTGTTCGCTCGCCACGGCGGCTTACAACGGCGGCTTGACCAGCATCAAAAACACCGAATATGAATTGACCAACTATTTCATCTTCTACCAGTGTTTCACCACCGTCGCCTATGGCGAAAAAGGCAACGTGGCCCCTGACAGCGCCCGGCGTTAA